From one Amycolatopsis sp. FDAARGOS 1241 genomic stretch:
- a CDS encoding Ppx/GppA phosphatase family protein, translating into MRLGVLDVGSNTVHLLVVDAHRGAHPTPMHSEKTVLRLAEQITRTGELSRAGADGLVRAVEAAKASARRLGCEEVMAFATSAVREAKNSAKVLARVAEETGVELKVLSGADEARLTFLAVRRWFGWSAGQLLVLDIGGGSLEVAMGRDEEPVLAESLPLGAGRITRTRFRHDPPTRSEVVATSAWLDDELSALAKKVAKWGEPDRVVATSKTFRSLARLAGAAPSAAGPRVRRTLTDTALRQLIAFISRMSSADLAELEGVGSSRSHQLVAGALVAQAAMRALSLAELEICPWALREGVILRRLDHSNGADETGAALTGVSANGEDR; encoded by the coding sequence GTGCGCCTAGGGGTACTCGACGTCGGGTCCAACACCGTCCACCTGCTGGTGGTCGACGCCCATCGTGGCGCGCACCCGACGCCCATGCACTCGGAGAAGACCGTCCTGCGGCTGGCCGAGCAGATCACCCGCACCGGCGAGCTGAGCCGCGCGGGAGCCGACGGGCTGGTGCGGGCAGTCGAGGCGGCCAAGGCCTCGGCCCGGCGGCTCGGGTGTGAAGAGGTCATGGCGTTCGCCACCTCGGCCGTGCGCGAAGCCAAGAACTCGGCGAAGGTCCTCGCCCGCGTGGCCGAGGAGACCGGTGTCGAGCTCAAGGTGCTCTCGGGCGCCGATGAGGCGCGCCTCACGTTCCTCGCCGTGCGGCGGTGGTTCGGCTGGTCGGCCGGGCAGCTGCTGGTGCTGGACATCGGCGGCGGCTCGCTGGAGGTCGCGATGGGCCGCGACGAGGAACCTGTGCTCGCGGAGTCGCTGCCGCTGGGCGCGGGGCGCATTACGCGCACGCGCTTCCGCCACGACCCGCCCACGCGCTCGGAGGTTGTGGCGACCTCGGCGTGGCTGGACGACGAGCTCAGCGCGCTCGCGAAGAAAGTCGCCAAATGGGGTGAACCGGATCGGGTCGTGGCGACCTCGAAGACGTTCCGCTCGCTGGCCCGGCTGGCCGGCGCCGCCCCGTCGGCGGCTGGGCCCCGGGTGCGCCGTACGCTCACGGACACCGCGTTGCGCCAGCTCATCGCCTTCATTTCCCGCATGTCCTCGGCTGACCTCGCAGAACTCGAGGGCGTCGGCTCGAGCCGGTCGCACCAGCTCGTGGCCGGCGCGCTGGTGGCGCAGGCCGCCATGCGGGCACTCTCCCTGGCGGAACTCGAGATTTGCCCGTGGGCGCTGCGAGAGGGTGTCATCCTGCGCCGGTTGGACCACTCGAACGGTGCGGACGAAACCGGGGCCGCCCTCACCGGCGTTTCGGCGAACGGGGAGGACCGGTGA
- a CDS encoding phosphoglyceromutase, which produces MAELGTLVLLRHGQSTWNAENLFTGWVDVPLSETGEREARQGGQLLAEAELLPDVVHTSLLRRAIGTANIALDAADRHWIPVKRNWRLNERHYGALQGKNKKQTLEEFGEDQFMLWRRSYDTPPPPIDPADEFSQAGDPRYADLGDSAPLTECLKDVVERLLPYWEAEIVPDLRAGKNVLIAAHGNSLRALVKHLDGISDADIAALNIPTGIPLRYDLTDDLKPAKPGGVYLDPEAAEEAAAAVANQGR; this is translated from the coding sequence ATGGCCGAACTTGGGACGTTGGTGCTGCTGCGTCACGGGCAGAGCACGTGGAACGCCGAAAACCTGTTCACCGGATGGGTGGATGTGCCGCTGTCGGAGACCGGTGAGCGCGAAGCCCGGCAGGGCGGACAGCTGCTGGCCGAGGCGGAGCTGCTGCCGGACGTCGTGCACACGTCGCTGCTGCGCCGCGCGATCGGCACGGCGAACATCGCGCTCGACGCCGCCGACCGGCACTGGATCCCCGTGAAGCGCAACTGGCGGCTCAACGAGCGCCACTACGGGGCGCTGCAGGGCAAGAACAAGAAGCAGACGCTGGAGGAGTTCGGCGAGGACCAGTTCATGCTCTGGCGCCGCTCCTACGACACCCCGCCGCCGCCCATCGACCCAGCCGACGAGTTCAGCCAGGCCGGCGACCCGCGCTACGCCGACCTCGGCGACTCCGCACCGCTGACCGAGTGCCTCAAGGACGTCGTCGAGCGCCTCCTGCCGTACTGGGAGGCCGAGATCGTGCCCGACCTGCGCGCCGGCAAGAACGTGCTCATCGCGGCGCACGGCAACTCGCTGCGCGCCCTCGTCAAGCACCTCGACGGCATCTCCGACGCCGACATCGCGGCCCTGAACATCCCGACCGGCATCCCGCTGCGCTACGACCTCACCGACGACCTCAAGCCCGCGAAGCCGGGCGGCGTGTACCTCGACCCCGAGGCCGCCGAAGAGGCCGCGGCCGCGGTGGCGAACCAGGGTAGGTGA
- a CDS encoding DUF4349 domain-containing protein, translating to MKTRWRWVLAGAGLLVVLAGCTANEPSTTEAGSGVAAGRAAVPQGAPQQGVATPAEPQQGETTKAPAPPTAQAPGTTDRKLARSARLDLSTPKLGDVVSRARVIATGAGGYTGQESTLEDSASLSLSVPAEKLDGVLDQLAALGKVTKRELNVQDVTAQVIDVDARLASQRASVDRIRALLAKATSISEIASVESELTSREAALESLEQQQKALAGSVAMATVALSVTEVTATGPGQTSDDSAGFLPGLAGGWAAFRTFGGGVLTVLGAVAPFAVVLGIPAGALVWWWRKRRRHGPVDEPAVHAGPAE from the coding sequence ATGAAGACCCGATGGAGATGGGTGCTGGCCGGCGCCGGGTTGCTGGTCGTGCTGGCGGGGTGCACGGCGAACGAGCCGAGCACCACCGAAGCCGGCAGCGGCGTGGCGGCCGGCCGTGCGGCAGTTCCGCAAGGCGCGCCGCAGCAGGGTGTGGCGACACCGGCCGAACCGCAGCAGGGCGAAACGACGAAGGCGCCCGCGCCCCCGACCGCGCAAGCGCCGGGCACGACCGACCGCAAGCTCGCCCGCAGCGCACGACTGGACCTCTCGACCCCGAAGCTCGGCGACGTCGTGTCGCGGGCGCGGGTCATCGCGACCGGGGCCGGGGGTTACACCGGCCAGGAAAGCACGCTCGAGGACTCCGCGTCGCTGAGCCTGTCGGTGCCCGCCGAGAAGCTCGACGGCGTGCTGGACCAGCTCGCCGCACTGGGGAAGGTGACCAAGCGCGAGCTGAACGTGCAGGACGTCACCGCGCAGGTGATCGACGTGGACGCGCGACTGGCTTCGCAGCGCGCGAGCGTCGACCGGATCCGCGCGTTGCTCGCGAAGGCGACGTCGATCTCGGAGATCGCGTCGGTGGAGAGTGAGCTGACGAGTCGCGAGGCCGCGCTCGAATCACTCGAACAGCAGCAGAAGGCGCTGGCCGGGTCCGTCGCCATGGCGACGGTGGCACTGTCCGTGACCGAAGTGACAGCGACCGGTCCCGGGCAGACATCGGATGACTCGGCCGGCTTCCTCCCTGGGCTGGCCGGCGGCTGGGCCGCGTTCCGGACCTTCGGTGGCGGCGTGCTGACGGTGCTGGGGGCCGTCGCGCCGTTCGCCGTTGTGCTCGGGATCCCGGCCGGCGCGCTGGTCTGGTGGTGGCGCAAGCGGCGGCGGCACGGCCCGGTCGATGAGCCGGCGGTGCACGCCGGACCCGCTGAGTAG
- a CDS encoding aldo/keto reductase encodes MTETAVHASAAGKWQLGSLTVNRLGFGAMRLFPFNGGTAADRERAITVLRRAIELGVDHIDTAAFYFTPQFSANEIINTALAPYPDDLVLTTKVGPGRDPSGEFLPFARPDQLRGQVEENLRQLARDHVDVVNLRIGTGLDRGSGSLAEHFGALAELRTAGLVREVGISNVGPAHLKEALEIAPVVCVQNQYGLSARREDDELLRLCGEHGVAFVPFFAVASGQPGGQPDAAEQRVATVAKRHDATPAQVRLAWTLAQGDHVLAIPGTSNPAHLEQNLAAGAIRLTEEDLAELDGA; translated from the coding sequence ATGACAGAAACCGCAGTCCACGCTTCGGCTGCCGGGAAGTGGCAGCTGGGTTCGCTCACCGTGAACCGCCTCGGCTTCGGCGCGATGCGCCTCTTCCCGTTCAACGGCGGCACGGCCGCCGACCGCGAACGGGCCATCACCGTGCTGCGCCGCGCGATCGAGCTCGGGGTGGACCACATCGACACGGCCGCGTTCTACTTCACGCCGCAGTTCTCGGCCAACGAGATCATCAACACCGCGCTGGCGCCCTACCCGGACGACCTCGTGCTCACCACCAAGGTCGGCCCCGGCCGCGACCCGTCGGGCGAATTCCTGCCCTTCGCCCGGCCCGACCAGCTGCGCGGCCAGGTCGAGGAGAACCTGCGCCAGCTCGCACGCGACCACGTCGACGTCGTGAACCTGCGCATCGGCACCGGTCTGGACCGCGGCTCGGGCTCGCTCGCGGAACACTTCGGCGCGCTCGCCGAGCTGCGGACGGCGGGCCTGGTCCGTGAGGTGGGGATCTCGAACGTCGGGCCCGCGCACCTGAAGGAGGCGCTGGAGATCGCGCCCGTCGTGTGCGTGCAGAACCAGTACGGCCTGTCCGCCCGGCGGGAGGACGACGAGCTCCTGCGCCTGTGCGGCGAGCACGGCGTGGCGTTCGTGCCGTTCTTCGCCGTCGCGAGTGGACAACCCGGTGGACAGCCGGACGCCGCCGAGCAGCGCGTGGCCACCGTCGCGAAACGCCACGACGCGACCCCGGCCCAGGTGCGGCTCGCGTGGACACTCGCGCAGGGCGATCACGTGCTCGCGATCCCGGGCACGAGCAACCCGGCGCACCTCGAGCAGAACCTCGCCGCCGGGGCGATCCGGCTGACCGAAGAGGATCTTGCCGAGCTCGACGGAGCGTGA
- a CDS encoding alpha/beta fold hydrolase, with protein MNTGVSGTTGVRLNVRVEGAENSRPIVFVHGWAQSSRAWSAQLADPGLTERFRLVAMDLRGHGASDVPAAGYDDPRQWADDLAAVLDFAGDDAIVVGWSYGGLVITDYLRVHGTARLAGIVLVGAITEIGRGREGGKTGPVMRAALPAALSDDPEVAVPALTGFMRSQASTAVPGTFAQALLGASLAVPPAVRTALFKRDVESADVLAAVDKPTLVVHGGADRVVDPSAAEYSAGKIPGAVLRWFVDAGHLPFVEDAGEFNSALRRFSGETAE; from the coding sequence GTGAACACCGGAGTCTCCGGCACGACCGGCGTGCGCCTGAACGTGCGCGTCGAGGGCGCCGAGAACTCGCGCCCGATCGTCTTCGTCCACGGCTGGGCCCAGTCCTCGCGCGCGTGGTCGGCCCAGCTGGCCGACCCCGGGCTGACCGAGCGGTTCCGGCTGGTCGCGATGGACCTGCGCGGACACGGCGCGTCCGACGTCCCGGCCGCCGGCTACGACGATCCGCGCCAGTGGGCCGACGACCTCGCCGCGGTGCTCGACTTCGCCGGCGACGACGCGATCGTCGTCGGCTGGTCCTACGGCGGGCTCGTCATCACCGACTACCTGCGGGTGCACGGAACCGCACGCCTCGCCGGGATCGTGCTCGTGGGTGCGATCACGGAGATCGGCCGCGGCCGCGAGGGCGGCAAGACCGGGCCGGTGATGCGGGCCGCGCTGCCCGCGGCGCTGTCGGACGACCCCGAGGTCGCGGTGCCGGCGCTGACCGGGTTCATGCGGTCGCAGGCGAGCACCGCGGTGCCGGGCACGTTCGCCCAGGCGCTGCTCGGCGCGTCGCTCGCGGTGCCTCCGGCCGTTCGAACGGCCCTGTTCAAGCGCGATGTCGAGAGCGCCGACGTGCTGGCCGCGGTCGACAAGCCGACCCTGGTCGTGCACGGTGGGGCCGATCGCGTGGTCGATCCGTCGGCAGCGGAATATTCGGCCGGGAAGATTCCGGGGGCCGTTCTGCGTTGGTTCGTTGATGCGGGGCATCTGCCGTTCGTCGAGGATGCGGGGGAGTTCAACTCCGCGCTGCGGCGGTTCTCCGGGGAAACAGCCGAGTAG
- the mshA gene encoding D-inositol-3-phosphate glycosyltransferase: MSSLPGYRSAPRRIAVLSVHTSPLEQPGTGDAGGMNVYVRETATEMARRGVEVEVFTRATSSEQPPLAELAPGVTVRHVQAGPFEPLGRDELPAQLCAFTSGVLRAEAFHEPGYYDLIHSHYWLSGQVGWLARDRWGVPLVHTAHTLAKVKNSLLADGDKPEPRTRVMGEEQVVTEADCLVANTQVEARQLVDLYEADPHAVHAVPPGVDLDRFTPGSKALARQEFGLPQDAIVLAFAGRIQPLKAPDVLLRAAAELLTQRPELARELVVLIVGGPSGTGLEQPQALKELAVSLGIQDQVRFLPPQPGQKLVNVYRAADVVAVPSYNESFGLVALEAQACGTPVVAAEVGGLPVAVPHGVSGLLVPSHGAHEWADALASVALRPDRRRELAENAVVHARRFSWSRTTDSLLEIYAQATRAFRQTLEARTEVAV, from the coding sequence ATCTCCTCCTTGCCGGGGTACCGCAGCGCGCCGCGCCGGATCGCGGTGCTGTCCGTGCACACTTCGCCGCTCGAGCAACCGGGCACGGGCGACGCCGGTGGCATGAACGTGTACGTGCGGGAGACCGCGACCGAGATGGCGCGCCGCGGGGTCGAGGTCGAGGTGTTCACCCGCGCGACCTCGTCGGAGCAGCCGCCGCTCGCGGAGCTGGCACCGGGCGTGACCGTGCGCCACGTGCAGGCCGGCCCGTTCGAGCCGCTGGGCCGCGACGAGCTGCCCGCGCAGCTGTGCGCGTTCACCTCGGGCGTGCTGCGCGCCGAGGCGTTCCACGAGCCCGGCTACTACGACCTCATCCACTCGCACTACTGGCTCTCGGGCCAGGTCGGCTGGCTCGCGCGCGACCGCTGGGGAGTGCCGCTGGTCCACACCGCACACACGCTGGCGAAGGTCAAGAACTCGCTGCTCGCCGACGGTGACAAGCCCGAGCCGCGCACGCGCGTGATGGGCGAAGAGCAGGTGGTGACCGAGGCCGACTGCCTCGTCGCCAACACGCAGGTCGAGGCGCGCCAGCTCGTGGACCTTTACGAAGCCGATCCGCACGCCGTGCACGCCGTGCCGCCGGGGGTGGACCTCGACCGCTTCACGCCGGGCTCGAAGGCCCTGGCGCGGCAGGAGTTCGGGCTGCCGCAGGACGCGATCGTGCTCGCGTTCGCCGGCCGGATCCAGCCGCTGAAGGCGCCGGACGTGCTGCTGCGCGCGGCCGCTGAGCTGCTCACGCAGCGTCCGGAGCTCGCCCGGGAGCTCGTGGTGCTGATCGTCGGCGGACCGTCGGGCACCGGGCTCGAGCAGCCGCAGGCGTTGAAGGAGCTGGCCGTCTCGCTCGGCATCCAGGACCAGGTCCGCTTCCTGCCGCCGCAGCCGGGGCAGAAGCTCGTGAACGTTTACCGAGCGGCCGACGTGGTAGCCGTGCCGAGCTACAACGAGTCGTTCGGGCTCGTGGCGCTCGAAGCCCAGGCGTGCGGCACGCCCGTGGTGGCTGCCGAGGTCGGCGGACTGCCCGTCGCGGTGCCCCACGGCGTGTCGGGTCTGCTCGTGCCGTCGCACGGCGCGCACGAGTGGGCCGACGCGCTGGCGTCCGTCGCGCTGCGGCCCGATCGGCGCCGCGAGCTCGCGGAGAACGCCGTGGTGCACGCCCGGCGCTTCTCCTGGAGCCGCACCACGGACTCGCTGCTGGAGATCTATGCTCAGGCCACCAGGGCGTTCCGCCAGACCCTCGAAGCGCGAACGGAGGTGGCCGTGTGA
- a CDS encoding response regulator transcription factor — MTRVLIVEDEESFADPLAFLLRKEGFTAAVAGTGQQALEEFDRNGADIVLLDLMLPGMSGTDVCKQLRQRSAVPVIMVTARDSEIDKVVGLELGADDYVTKPYSARELIARVRAVLRRGGEPGAEGELAPLVLSAGPVRMDVERHVVTVDGAEVSLPLKEFDLLEYLLRNVGRVLTRGQLIDRVWGADYVGDTKTLDVHVKRLRSKIEPDPGSPRHLVTVRGLGYKFET, encoded by the coding sequence GTGACGAGGGTTCTCATAGTCGAGGACGAAGAGTCCTTCGCCGACCCGCTCGCCTTCCTGCTGCGCAAGGAGGGTTTCACGGCCGCGGTGGCCGGGACGGGACAGCAGGCGCTCGAGGAGTTCGACCGCAACGGCGCCGACATCGTGCTGCTCGACCTGATGCTGCCGGGTATGAGCGGCACCGACGTGTGCAAGCAGCTGCGGCAGCGTTCGGCCGTGCCGGTGATCATGGTGACCGCGCGCGACAGCGAGATCGACAAGGTCGTGGGCCTGGAGCTCGGTGCCGACGACTACGTGACGAAGCCGTACTCGGCGCGTGAGCTCATCGCGCGCGTCCGCGCGGTGCTGCGCCGCGGCGGCGAGCCGGGCGCCGAGGGCGAGCTCGCGCCGCTGGTGCTCTCGGCCGGCCCGGTGCGGATGGACGTCGAGCGGCACGTGGTGACCGTCGACGGCGCCGAGGTGTCGCTGCCGCTCAAGGAGTTCGACCTGCTCGAGTACCTCCTGCGCAACGTGGGCCGCGTGCTCACGCGCGGGCAGCTGATCGACCGCGTGTGGGGCGCCGACTACGTGGGCGACACCAAGACGCTCGACGTCCACGTGAAGCGCCTGCGCTCCAAGATCGAGCCCGATCCGGGCTCGCCGCGCCACCTCGTGACGGTGCGCGGTCTCGGGTACAAGTTCGAGACGTGA
- a CDS encoding response regulator transcription factor: MTRADDVVTVRGERELFDRTAHLFAAATDIACAANNLYTWASTHPAPQQREDALRSVQGRRARKIYLPQVLLDPSSAAHLRALQDVGAEIRISEREINETIILDGRLAILAAEATPDGRDYTVLSRPDLVNGIKSLFEAAWRSSTDLAAFEARFAELRQHTPRLLDLLSSGCTDETAAREMGVGLRTYRRYVAELMAALGASSRFQAGARAREAGLL, encoded by the coding sequence GTGACCAGAGCCGACGACGTCGTGACCGTGCGCGGCGAACGCGAGCTGTTCGACCGCACCGCCCACCTGTTCGCCGCGGCGACGGACATCGCGTGCGCCGCGAACAACCTGTACACGTGGGCATCCACCCACCCGGCGCCGCAGCAGCGCGAAGACGCGTTGCGCAGCGTGCAGGGCCGGCGGGCGCGCAAGATCTACCTGCCCCAGGTGCTGCTCGACCCGTCCAGCGCGGCCCACCTGCGCGCGCTGCAGGACGTCGGCGCCGAGATCCGCATCAGCGAGCGCGAGATCAACGAGACGATCATCCTCGACGGCCGCCTCGCGATCCTCGCGGCCGAGGCCACGCCCGACGGCCGCGACTACACCGTCCTTTCGCGACCCGACCTGGTCAACGGCATCAAGTCGCTGTTCGAGGCCGCGTGGCGCTCGTCGACGGACCTCGCGGCCTTCGAGGCGCGCTTCGCCGAGCTGCGGCAGCACACGCCGCGGCTGCTGGACCTGCTGTCGTCGGGCTGCACCGATGAGACCGCGGCTCGCGAGATGGGCGTGGGCCTGCGGACTTACCGCCGCTACGTCGCGGAGCTGATGGCCGCGCTCGGCGCGAGCTCGCGGTTCCAGGCCGGCGCCCGCGCGCGGGAGGCCGGTCTGCTGTGA
- a CDS encoding cell wall metabolism sensor histidine kinase WalK, translating to MTTPVVLLTAIGALVVGAVAGFLIARARARKETARPAGPTVAELLERLIRSSSSGIIVLNRFGDLVLHNPRAYELGLVRVNQADPRARAAAEQVVETDEPMEIDLSPLESRGRRQPEAVLGEVRPLGDGFTVVEAVDHSEAIRLEAVRRDFVANVSHELKTPVGAIALLTEAVLDAAEDVEEVRRFGSKILRESTRLGTLVTELIALSRLQGAERLPDLNVVEVDAVVREALGRTTLSAERAEITITTDAASGLLIEGDRTLLVTALSNLLENAVAYSPPGSPVSISRRLADGMVEIAVTDRGIGIAEDEQQRVFERFYRADKARSRATGGTGLGLAIVKHVAANHGGSVGLWSRPGTGSTFTLRIPAHVRPVPADDAARGAAGNGAGKKIPSAAAGRQDKTPERTPRLVATGQEHSGPDHGGNL from the coding sequence GTGACCACGCCTGTTGTCCTGTTGACGGCCATCGGCGCTCTTGTCGTCGGCGCGGTCGCGGGGTTCCTGATCGCCCGGGCGCGGGCCCGTAAGGAGACGGCCCGGCCGGCGGGACCGACCGTGGCCGAGCTCCTCGAACGGCTGATCCGGTCGTCGAGCAGCGGCATCATCGTGCTCAACCGGTTCGGCGATCTCGTGCTGCACAACCCGCGGGCCTACGAGCTCGGCCTGGTGCGCGTGAACCAGGCCGACCCGCGGGCCCGCGCGGCCGCGGAGCAGGTGGTGGAGACCGACGAGCCGATGGAGATCGACCTCTCCCCGCTCGAAAGCCGCGGCCGGCGCCAGCCCGAGGCCGTGCTCGGTGAGGTCCGCCCGCTCGGCGACGGGTTCACCGTGGTCGAGGCCGTCGACCACTCCGAGGCGATCCGGCTCGAGGCCGTGCGGCGCGACTTCGTCGCCAACGTCAGCCACGAGCTCAAGACCCCCGTCGGCGCGATCGCGCTGCTCACCGAGGCCGTGCTCGACGCCGCCGAAGACGTGGAGGAGGTCCGCCGCTTCGGCAGCAAGATCCTGCGCGAGTCCACGCGGCTGGGCACGCTCGTCACCGAGCTCATCGCGCTCTCGCGCCTGCAGGGCGCCGAGCGGCTGCCGGACCTGAACGTTGTCGAGGTCGACGCCGTCGTCCGCGAGGCCCTTGGCCGGACAACGTTGTCAGCCGAGCGCGCCGAAATCACCATCACCACCGACGCGGCCAGCGGCCTGCTCATCGAGGGCGACCGGACGCTGCTGGTCACCGCGCTGTCGAACCTGCTGGAGAACGCCGTCGCGTACTCGCCGCCGGGCAGCCCGGTGTCGATCTCGCGCCGGCTCGCCGACGGCATGGTCGAGATCGCCGTGACCGACCGCGGCATCGGCATCGCCGAGGACGAGCAGCAGCGCGTGTTCGAGCGCTTCTACCGCGCGGACAAGGCAAGGTCGCGCGCCACCGGCGGCACCGGTCTCGGCCTCGCGATCGTGAAGCACGTCGCCGCCAACCACGGCGGTTCGGTGGGCCTGTGGAGCCGGCCCGGCACCGGATCGACGTTCACGTTGCGGATCCCCGCCCACGTGCGCCCGGTGCCCGCCGACGACGCGGCGCGTGGTGCCGCAGGGAACGGTGCCGGCAAGAAGATCCCGTCGGCCGCCGCCGGGCGGCAGGACAAGACCCCCGAGCGGACACCCCGGCTCGTGGCAACCGGGCAGGAGCACTCCGGCCCAGACCATGGAGGAAACCTGTGA
- a CDS encoding Ig-like domain-containing protein, with product MERRTVFKAVLATGAAALAAACSTSTDGTALPLGGSGDSGNGGKPVDPVAKITATPAVNAKDANVREPVVVQVTDGKLSEVKVTDADGDEVEGDLSADGLTWKSSEPLGYGKTYTYSAKATGADQRPVELTGSFATVEPAKQVRATLNPADDAHVGVAMPISVKFKQAPKDRAAVEKALKVKTDAEGAWGWISPTQVDWRPKEYWPENTTVEVEANLYGVDLGGGAYGKADVTTKFKIGRNQVVKVHTPDHVMKVYRGGAEAKSYPCSNGLDSDVNRNTPNGTFIVMSKEPTAVFDNARYGYTNVNKKWACRISNHGEYIHENQDNAAAIGKTNNSHGCINLLDADAKDFFDSALIGDPVEVTGSQLQSPTGSDVKDWFYDWSTWKTLSAVK from the coding sequence ATGGAACGGCGCACGGTGTTCAAGGCGGTGCTCGCCACCGGGGCGGCAGCGCTCGCGGCCGCGTGTTCGACCAGCACCGACGGCACGGCCCTGCCGCTCGGCGGCAGCGGCGACAGTGGCAACGGTGGCAAACCCGTCGATCCCGTGGCGAAGATCACTGCCACGCCCGCCGTGAACGCCAAGGACGCGAACGTCCGCGAGCCGGTGGTCGTGCAGGTCACCGACGGCAAGCTCAGCGAGGTCAAGGTCACCGACGCCGACGGCGACGAGGTCGAGGGCGACCTCTCGGCCGACGGCCTGACCTGGAAGAGCTCCGAACCGCTCGGCTACGGAAAGACCTACACGTACTCGGCCAAGGCCACCGGTGCGGACCAGCGCCCGGTAGAGCTCACCGGCTCGTTCGCCACGGTCGAGCCGGCCAAGCAGGTCCGCGCCACGCTCAACCCGGCCGACGACGCCCACGTCGGCGTCGCGATGCCGATCAGCGTCAAGTTCAAGCAGGCGCCGAAGGACCGCGCGGCCGTGGAGAAGGCGCTCAAGGTGAAGACGGACGCCGAGGGTGCGTGGGGCTGGATCTCCCCGACGCAGGTCGACTGGCGGCCCAAGGAGTACTGGCCGGAGAACACGACCGTCGAGGTCGAGGCGAACCTCTACGGCGTCGACCTGGGTGGCGGCGCCTACGGCAAGGCCGACGTGACCACCAAGTTCAAGATCGGCCGCAACCAGGTCGTGAAGGTGCACACCCCCGACCACGTGATGAAGGTCTACCGCGGCGGCGCGGAGGCCAAGAGCTACCCGTGCTCCAACGGCCTCGATTCCGATGTGAACCGCAACACCCCCAACGGCACCTTCATCGTGATGAGCAAGGAGCCCACGGCGGTGTTCGACAACGCCCGCTACGGCTACACGAACGTCAACAAGAAGTGGGCCTGCCGCATCTCCAACCACGGCGAATACATCCACGAGAACCAGGACAACGCCGCTGCCATCGGCAAGACGAACAACTCCCACGGCTGCATCAACCTGCTGGACGCCGACGCGAAGGACTTCTTCGACTCGGCGCTCATCGGCGACCCGGTCGAGGTGACCGGTTCGCAGCTGCAGAGCCCCACCGGGTCGGACGTCAAGGACTGGTTCTACGACTGGTCCACCTGGAAGACGCTGTCGGCGGTCAAGTGA
- a CDS encoding YbjN domain-containing protein, with the protein MSLDATIKSTLDAAELKYDRRGEGKYFVTLPGTKKLQTNCWLVDGDHAFSVEAFVCRRPDEKHEDVYRFLLQRNARLYGVHYTVDSVGDIYLVGRFGKETVTEFELDKILGQVLEAADGDFNTLLEIGFATSIKREWDWRVSRGESLANLQAFKHLVEPETPHEPGLTES; encoded by the coding sequence GTGAGCCTGGACGCGACGATCAAGTCCACTTTGGACGCAGCCGAGCTGAAGTACGACCGCCGCGGCGAGGGCAAGTACTTCGTGACGCTGCCGGGCACCAAGAAGCTGCAGACCAACTGCTGGCTCGTGGACGGCGACCACGCGTTCTCCGTTGAGGCGTTCGTGTGCCGCCGTCCGGACGAGAAGCACGAAGACGTGTACCGCTTCCTGCTGCAGCGCAACGCCCGGCTCTACGGAGTGCACTACACAGTGGACAGTGTCGGCGACATCTACCTGGTCGGGCGCTTCGGCAAGGAGACAGTGACCGAGTTCGAGCTGGACAAGATCCTCGGCCAGGTGCTCGAGGCCGCCGACGGCGACTTCAACACGCTGCTGGAAATCGGCTTCGCCACGTCGATCAAGCGCGAGTGGGACTGGCGCGTGTCGCGCGGGGAGTCGCTCGCGAACCTCCAGGCGTTCAAACACCTCGTGGAGCCCGAGACGCCGCACGAGCCGGGCTTGACCGAGTCGTGA